The Sander lucioperca isolate FBNREF2018 chromosome 15, SLUC_FBN_1.2, whole genome shotgun sequence genome window below encodes:
- the btaf1 gene encoding TATA-binding protein-associated factor 172 yields the protein MAVSRLDRLFILLDTGTTPVTRKAAAQQLGEVVKLHPHELNSLLSKVLTYLRSPNWDTRIAAGQAVEAIVKNIPEWDPVPKPKEEDLSPEDSSCDRLSFYHFDISRLLKHGASLLGSAGAEFELQDDKTGEMDPKERLARQRKLLQKKLGLDMGAAIGMDTEDLFNDEDLDYTCQPSGLKAHGSKATAGSSSHNHVPIQASELIDSEFRPGMSSRQKNKAKRMAKLVAKQRSKDVDPNEKSNDSFEGEPEEKRRKTTNVVIEQPATEHKVLIDNVPDNSGLLEEMQEWPLESFCEELCNDLFNPSWEIRHGAGTGLREIIKSHGAVGGKLVGSTAEQMSRQHQEWIEDLVIRLLCVFALDRFGDFVSDEVVAPVRETCAQTLGVALRHMNETGVSMTVDVLLTLLKEDQWEVRHGGLLGIKYALAVRQDLISVLLPRVLPAITVGLQDLDDDVRAVAAAALIPVVEGLVQLLPNKVPFIVNTLWDALLDLDDLTASTNSIMTLLSSLLTYPQVRQCSMQQSLTVLVPRVWPFLRHTISSVRRAALETLFTLLSKAKESCAMWINPILQDMLRYIFQSCILESNEEILELIQKVWSELLSQAPQQYVVAASCPWMGAWLCLMMQASHIPIDLNMLLEVKARSKDKAGAKARQGTSQVKETVQEYIAGAETVTEDPVTRDYVVVRSRLMAAKLLGALCRCICDPELNAASQEIRPAESLGHLLLFHLNSKSALQRIAVALVLCEWAALQKDCQVVSSMVQPRLLAILSEQLYYDEIAIPFTRMQNECKQLIALLADANIDLQDRLNCSIFTIDQANELVTTIFTESTAGLNVKSSQWQALDGKRQQAQVTVMETNTEWQQLHLRVHMFAACAVINLQVLPDKLNPLVRPLMETIKREENTLIQGYAASFIAKLLQQCAGRSPCPNPKIIKNLCASACVDSAVTPSSACPVPPTQENAKGSGLEKDCMHHMVNKTRGIITLYRHQRAAFAITSKRGPAPKAPKAPTTELPPGSTISTDNDESKKPFLIQRRGAEFSLTTVARHFGADFAKSLPYLWENTVGPLKTVVTENQRIDRLVQLERGDAAAQELVNSLQVLEVMAGAMAAELKPLLLEHLPHLFTCLQHPYTAVRHMAARCVGVLSKIAMLETMNSFLECVLPWLAAIEDCTKQEGAIEALACVMEQLDVDIVPYIVLLVVPVLGRMSDPSDSIRFMATQCFATLIRLLPLEAGIPDPPAMSADLIRQKARERRFLEQLLDSRKLENYKIPVPIKAELRKYQQDGVNWLSFLNKYKLHGILCDDMGLGKTLQSICILAGDHYLRVQEYAKTKAADSSPLPSLVVCPPTLTGHWVDEVGKFCTKEYLNPLHYTGPPTERMRLQHQVKKHNLIVASYDVVRNDIDFFRNIKFNYCILDEGHVIKNGKTKLSKAIKQLAANFRVILSGTPIQNNVLELWSLFDFLMPGFLGTERQFAARYGKPILASRDAKSSSREQEAGVLAMEALHRQVLPFLLRRMKEDVLQDLPPKIIQDYYCNLSPLQVQLYEDFAKSRAKASVEDSISNTSTEEEEKPKLKATGHVFQALQYLRKLCNHPSLVLTPQHPEYKRITEQLAGQNSSLRDLQHAPKLSALKQLLVDCGLGGGGGSEGGTEAVVAQHRVLIFCQLKSMLDIVEHDLLKPKLPSVTYLRLDGGVPAGLRHSIVSRFNNDPSIDVLLLTTHVGGLGLNLTGADTVVFVEHDWNPMRDLQAMDRAHRIGQKRVVNVYRLITRGTLEEKIMGLQKFKMSIANTVISQDNASLQSMGTDQLLNLFSLDKGEKGEQSASSSGKSSIKSVLDGLGELWDQQQYDTEYNLDSFMHSLQ from the exons GTCTTGACCTACCTAAGGAGTCCCAATTGGGACACTCGAATAGCAGCAGGCCAGGCTGTAGAGGCCATTGTGAAGAATATTCCTGAGTGGGACCCCGTGCCCAAGCCTAAAGAAG AAGACTTGTCTCCAGAGGACTCCTCTTGTGACCGGTTGAGTTTCTACCACTTTGACATCTCCCGCCTACTTAAACATGGGGCCTCTCTGCTGGGATCTGCTGGGGCTGAGTTTGAGCTGCAGGATGACAAAACTG GCGAGATGGACCCTAAGGAACGTCTTGCCCGCCAGAGAAAGCTTCTTCAGAAGAAGTTGGGTCTGGACATGGGTGCTGCTATCGGCATGGACACAGAGGATTTGTTTAACGATGAGGACCTAGACTATACATGCCAACCCAGCGGGCTTAAAGCCCACGGAAGCAAAGCCACAGCTGGATCCAGCTCGCACAACCATGTG CCCATTCAGGCTAGCGAGTTGATTGACTCTGAGTTCCGGCCAGGCATGAGCAGTCGTCAGAAGAATAAGGCCAAGAGGATGGCCAAGCTAGTGGCCAAACAAAGATCCAAAGATGTGGATCCAAATGAAAAGAG taacgaCAGTTTTGAGGGGGAACCTGAAGAGAAACGAAGGAAAACCACCAATGTAGTTATTGAGCAACCGGCAACGGAGCATAAAGTCTTAATCGACAACGTTCCAGATAACTCTGGTCTTTTAGAGGAG ATGCAAGAGTGGCCTCTGGAGAGCTTCTGTGAGGAGCTCTGCAATGACCTCTTCAATCCTTCATGGGAG ATTCGTCATGGTGCAGGCACAGGTCTTAGAGAAATCATCAAGTCCCATGGTGCTGTGGGTGGGAAGCTGGTGGGAAGCACTGCCGAACAG ATGTCGCGGCAGCATCAGGAGTGGATAGAGGATCTGGTCATCCggctgctctgtgtctttgccCTAGACCGCTTTGGAGATTTTGTATCTGATGAG GTGGTGGCTCCTGTCAGGGAGACGTGTGCCCAGACACTCGGTGTGGCCCTTCGCCACATGAATGAAACGGGAGTTTCCATGACGGTAGACGTCCTGCTGACGCTGCTAAAAGAAGACCAGTGGGAGGTCCGTCATGGAGGCTTGCTTGGCATCAAGTATGCCCTCGCTGTCCGACAG GACCTGATCTCGGTTTTACTGCCCCGGGTGCTCCCTGCCATCACTGTAGGCCTACAGGACCTAGATGATGATGTCAGGGCTGTAGCAGCTGCAGCCCTAATCCCTGTGGTGGAAGGCTTGGTACAGCTACTGCCTAATAAG GTACCCTTCATCGTGAACACACTATGGGATGCTCTTTTGGACCTGGATGACCTCACTGCTTCCACCAACAGCATCATGACGTTGCTGTCCTCGCTGCTCACCTACCCGCAGGTCCGCCAGTGCAG CATGCAGCAGTCATTAACAGTCCTGGTCCCTCGGGTTTGGCCGTTCTTGAGACACACTATATCATCAGTAAGACGGGCAGCACTGGAAACCCTTTTCACACTGCTGTCTAAAGCTAAGGAG AGCTGTGCGATGTGGATCAACCCCATCCTACAAGATATGCTGCGGTACATCTTCCAGTCCTGTATACTGGAGAGCAATGAGGAAATCCTTGAGCTGATTCAAAAG GTGTGGAGTGAGCTGCTGTCTCAGGCCCCACAGCAGTACGTGGTAGCAGCCAGCTGTCCATGGATGGGCGCCTGGCTCTGTCTCATGATGCAGGCCTCACACATTCCCATAGACCTGAACATGCTGCTGGAAGTGAAGGCTCGCTCCAAG GATAAGGCTGGTGCAAAGGCACGTCAAGGAACCAGTCAGGTGAAGGAAACGGTCCAAGAGTATATAGCAGGTGCAGAGACGGTGACCGAAGATCCAGTGACAAGGGACTATGTAGTGGTCCGTTCTCGCCTCATGGCTGCCAA ATTGCTGGGGGCTCTGTGTAGGTGTATCTGTGACCCTGAGCTCAATGCTGCATCTCAGGAGATCCGACCAGCTGAGTCTTTAGGCCACCTGTTGCTCTTCCACCTCAACTCTAAGTCTGCCCTGCAGCGCATAGCTGTGGCTCTGGTGCTTTGCGAGTGGGCTGCACTGCAGAAG GATTGTCAGGTGGTGTCATCCATGGTGCAGCCTCGTCTCCTGGCCATTCTGTCCGAGCAGTTGTACTATGATGAGATTGCCATCCCCTTCACGCGCATGCAGAATGAGTGCAAGCAGTTAATTGCACTGCTGGCTGATGCCAATATAGACCTGCAAGACCGCCTCAATTGTAGCATTTTCACTATTGATCAAGCCAATGAACTG GTAACCACCATCTTTACAGAGTCAACAGCAGGTCTGAACGTGAAGTCCAGTCAGTGGCAGGCACTGGACGGTAAACGGCAGCAGGCTCAAGTAACAGTGATGGAGACCAACACAGAATGGCAGCAGCTGCATCTGCGAGTCCACATGTTCGCAGCCTGCGCAGTGATTAACCTGCAGGTTCTTCCCGACAAGCTCAACCCACTGGTCAGGCCTCTGATGGAAACCATCAAGCGGGAGGAGAACACCCTGATCCAGGGATATGCTGCTTCCTTTATAGCCaagctgctgcaacagtgtgcTGGACGCTCGCCGTGCCCCAATCCCAAGATCATCAAAAACCTCTGTGCCTCGGCCTGCGTGGACTCTGCGGTCACGCCCTCATCTGCTTGCCCCGTACCCCCCACGCAGGAAAATGCCAAAG GCAGTGGGTTAGAGAAAGACTGCATGCATCACATGGTCAACAAAACCCGAGGCATCATCACCCTGTACCGTCACCAAAGGGCAGCGTTTGCCATTACGAGTAAGAGGGGGCCAGCCCCTAAAGCCCCAAAGGCCCCCACTACAGAGCTTCCTCCTGGCAGCACCATTAGCACTGACAATGATGAG AGCAAGAAGCCGTTTCTTATTCAGAGACGAGGGGCAGAGTTCTCCCTTACAACTGTCGCCAGGCACTTTGGTGCAGACTTCGCCAAGTCTCTGCCGTACTTATGGGAGAACACCGTGGGACCACTGAAGACAGTAGTGACTGAAAATCAACGCATTG ACAGGCTGGTCCAGCTTGAGAGGGGAGACGCTGCAGCTCAGGAACTGGTCAACTCTCTACAAGTGCTGGAAGTCATGGCTGGGGCCATGGCTGCTGAACTCAAACCTTTG CTACTGGAGCACCTACCCCATCTGTTCACTTGCCTGCAGCACCCGTACACAGCGGTGCGTCATATGGCGGCGCGCTGTGTGGGTGTGCTCAGTAAGATAGCCATGCTGGAGACCATGAACAGTTTCCTTGAGTGTGTGCTCCCCTGGTTAGCTGCTATTGAGGACTGCACCAAACAGGAGGGTGCCATCGAGGCTTTAGCCT GTGTCATGGAGCAGCTTGATGTGGACATTGTGCCCTACATTGTGCTGCTCGTAGTACCAGTGCTGGGCCGTATGAGTGACCCCAGTGATAGCATTCGTTTTATGGCCACACAGTGCTTTGCTACACTCATCCGTCTGTTGCCCCTTGAG GCAGGTATACCAGACCCTCCAGCCATGTCAGCTGACCTGATCCGCCAGAAGGCCAGAGAACGCCGTTTCCTAGAGCAACTACTAGATAGCAGAAAATTGGAGAACTACAAGATCCCTGTGCCCATTAAGGCTGAGCTCAGGAAGTACCAGCAG GACGGAGTGAACTGGCTGTCCTTCCTGAACAAATACAAGCTGCATGGGATCCTGTGTGATGATATGGGCCTCGGCAAGACACTGCAGTCCATCTGCATTCTGGCAGGAGATCACTACCTCAG GGTACAGGAATATGCCAAGACTAAGGCTGCAGACAGCagccccctcccctctctggtGGTGTGTCCTCCCACACTGACTGGCCACTGGGTGGATGAGGTGGGCAAATTCTGCACCAAGGAGTACCTCAACCCACTGCACTACACTGGGCCTCCTACAGAACGAATGCG GTTGCAGCACCAAGTGAAAAAACACAATCTTATAGTAGCCTCTTACGATGTTGTACGGAATGACATTGACTTTTTTAG aaatatcAAATTTAATTACTGCATCCTTGATGAGGGTCATGTCATCAAGAATGGGAAAACCAAACTTTCCAAAGCCATTAAGCAGTTGGCTGCCAACTTCCGAGTCATCTTGTCTGGAACGCCCATTCAG AACAATGTCCTGGAGCTCTGGTCATTGTTTGACTTCCTCATGCCGGGCTTCCTTGGAACAGAACGGCAGTTTGCTGCTCGCTACGGAAAACCAATCCTGGCCAGCCGTGACGCCAAAAGTTCCTCACGGGAACAGGAGGCGG GTGTCCTGGCGATGGAGGCCCTACATCGGCAGGTGCTACCCTTCCTTCTGAGGAGGATGAAGGAGGATGTCCTCCAGGACCTTCCGCCTAAAATAATTCAGGACTATTACTGCAATCTGAGTCCTCTACAG GTTCAGTTATATGAAGACTTTGCAAAGTCTCGAGCCAAGGCCAGTGTGGAGGACAGCATCTCCAATACCTCtacagaagaggaggagaagccgAAACTGAAGGCCACAGGCCATGTCTTCCAG GCGCTGCAGTACCTGCGGAAGCTGTGCAACCACCCGAGTTTGGTCTTGACCCCGCAGCATCCAGAGTACAAACGCATCACTGAGCAGCTCGCAGGGCAAAACTCCAGCCTGCGGGACCTTCAGCACGCGCCCAAACTCTCCGCTCTCAAACAG CTGCTGGTGGACTGCGGACTAGGAGGTGGCGGAGGATCAGAGGGGGGCACCGAGGCCGTGGTGGCTCAGCATCGTGTGCTCATTTTCTGTCAGCTCAAGAGTATGCTGGATATTGTGGAGCATGACCTGCTGAAACCCAAACTGCCCTCTGTCACCTACCTAAGGCTGGACGGCGGTGTGCCGGCGGGCCTCCGCCACTCCATCGTTTCCAG GTTTAACAATGACCCATCCATTGATGTGCTGCTGCTGACCACCCATGTCGGGGGTCTAGGTCTGAACCTGACGGGTGCAGACACCGTGGTGTTCGTGGAACATGACTGGAACCCCATGAGGGACCTGCAGGCTATGGATCGTGCCCATAGGATAGGACAG AAACGGGTTGTGAACGTGTACCGGCTGATCACACGAGGCACACTGGAGGAGAAGATCATGGGTCTGCAGAAGTTCAAGATGAGCATCGCCAACACGGTTATCAGCCAAGACAACGCCAGCCTGCAGAGCATGGGCACCGACCAGCTCCTCAACCTCTTCAGTCTAGACAAG GGTGAGAAGGGTGAGCAGTCGGCGTCGAGCTCCGGGAAATCGTCCATTAAGTCCGTGCTGGACGGCCTGGGAGAGTTATGGGACCAGCAGCAGTACGACACAGAGTACAACCTGGACAGCTTCATGCACTCCCTGCAGTAG